Proteins from one Pagrus major chromosome 1, Pma_NU_1.0 genomic window:
- the ears2 gene encoding nondiscriminating glutamyl-tRNA synthetase EARS2, mitochondrial, producing MKLLTQRCFQCLTAVRHRRVNIDLNIHLMRCCSTVQGEVRVRFGPSPTGFLHLGGLRTALYNYIFAKKYGGSFILRLEDTDQSRVVPGAAESIEDMLEWAGIPPDESPRRGGSVGPYMQSQRLDLYSRIAEQLVESNHAYYCFCSSQRLELLKKEALRTGQTPRYDNRCSHLRAEQAQEKLAQGVPHVIRFRLEEGAKPFQDLIFGLNHHEVAQVEGDPVIMKADGFPTYHLANIVDDHYMRISHVLRGSEWLISTSKHLLMYRALGWQPPTFGHLPLLMNKDGSKLSKRQGDIFIQSFQTDGVLPEALLDITTHCGSGFNTTRVGRRIDELISEFNPLKITTHSALLDLEKLPEVTRIHLMHRIEDEEQCRLLIKDLQEQIKQAFTAEIQDTEVLHEDYIRRVLQFRKGHISSLKELVSPAYSYLWVRPSLSHQQVAALTADAQHIASLVLKLVAERGEELAVDHLNKDLKTLAKQTKATKYREVMKLLRLALSGLQQGPSVAEMMVCLGPAEINHRFQKLVQLSETS from the exons ATGAAGCTGTTAACCCAGAGATGTTTCCAGTGTCTGACTGCGGTCAGACACAGACGGGTTAACATCGACCTGAATATCCACCTCATGAGATGCTGCTCCACGGTTCAGGGCGAAGTGAGGGTCAGGTTTGGACCCAGTCCGACAG GCTTCCTACACCTCGGAGGCCTCCGAACTGCTCTCTACAATTACATCTTTGCCAAGAAGTACGGCGGCTCGTTCATCCTGCGACTGGAGGACACTGATCAGAGCCGGGTGGTaccaggagctgcagagtcCATAGAGGACATGCTGGAGTGGGCCG GTATTCCTCCAGATGAGAGTCCTCGTCGAGGTGGCTCGGTGGGTCCCTACATGCAGTCTCAGAGACTCGACCTCTACAGTCGGATAGCCGAGCAGCTTGTGGAGAGTAATCACGCCTACTACTGTTTCTGCAGCTCTCAGAGACTTGAACTGCTCAAAAAAGAGGCCTTAAGGACCGGACAGACACCTAG gTATGATAACAGGTGTAGTCATCTTCGGGCCGAGCAGGCCCAGGAGAAACTGGCTCAGGGAGTGCCACATGTGATCAGGTTTCGTCTGGAAGAAGGTGCCAAGCCTTTTCAGGATCTCATCTTTGGATTGAATCATCATGAGGTGGCCCAG GTAGAGGGGGACCCTGTAATCATGAAAGCAGACGGTTTTCCCACCTATCACCTCGCTAACATAGTGGATGATCATTACATGAGGATCAGTCATGTACTGCGGGGGTCCGAGTGGCTCATCTCAACCTCTAAACATCTACTCATGTACCGTGCTCTTGGATGGCAGCCACCAACCTTCGGGCATTTGCCGCTTCTGATGAACAAGGATGGCAGCAAACTGTCCAAAAGGCAGGGGGACATATTCATTCAGAGCTTCCAGACAGATGGAGTCCTGCCAGAGGCTCTGCTGGATATCACAACCCACTGTGGATCTGGATTCAACA CCACTCGAGTTGGGAGGAGGATAGATGAACTGATCTCTGAGTTTAATCCCTTAAAGATCACGACACATTCTGCTCTGTTAGACCTAGAAAAACTACCAGAGGTCACCAG AATCCACCTGATGCACCGTATTGAAGATGAAGAGCAGTGTCGTTTGCTAATCAAAGATCTGCAGGAACAGATCAAGCAGGCCTTCACAGCAGAGATCCAGGATACAGAAGTACTGCATGAGGATTATATCAGGCGGGTGCTTCAGTTTCGTAAG GGTCACATATCTTCCCTTAAGGAGCTTGTAAGTCCTGCTTACTCTTACTTGTGGGTGCGACCTTCCCTCtctcaccagcaggtggcagcgcTCACCGCAGACGCCCAGCACATAGCTTCATTAGTGCTGAA ATTAGTAGCTGAGCGAGGTGAGGAGCTGGCAGTGGATCACCTCAATAAAGATCTGAAGACTCTGGCCAAGCAGACTAAAGCCACGAAATACAGAGAAGTGATGAAGCTGTTACGGCTGGCTCTCAGTGGTCTGCAG CAAGGGCCCAGTGTTGCTGAGATGATGGTGTGCTTGGGGCCTGCAGAGATCAACCATCGATTCCAGAAACTTGTTCAGCTCTCAGAGACTAGTTAA